GAACATATCTGCGCGGCCACCATTGATAACGCTGCGGACTGTCGAGCAGAAACTCAGTCAGTTGTTCATGGATCAAATCATTTGCAAGGACCTTGAGGCGCCGTTCGGTGCAGAGCGTCAGAAAATAACGAGCGCGCCCGTTTCCAGCCCAGACGAATTTCAACCGTCTCAACCGACGGGGTGGTTTACGGGGTTCCGTTTTCAAGGATCGGTTGTAGGCCGTGTGCCCTCACGCGGCGTGTGTTGGTCTCGCCCGTTGTAGGCCGGGTCCCCCGACCCGGCGTTATGTTCCGCCCGATGAGGGCATCGGGCCTACATCCGCCCTCTGATTTCCGTCTCACCGACGCCCCGTCTTCCGTTCTCTGTCCTCCGGCACCGGGCCTACATTTCGGGTCCGGTTGTAGGCCGTGTGCCTCACACGGCGTCCGGGATACGCCCGGTCAGGGGACCGGGCCTACATGCGTAATCCGCGGTTTCGCCCGGTAAGGGTACCGGGCCTGCATGTGCTCAGCGCGAGCCTTTCATCATTGCGCCGAGGGTGCGCAAAATGATCTGCAGATCCAGCCCCGGCGATGAATGTTTGATGTAATACAGATCATACTTGAGCTTGTTCAGGGCGTCGTCCGTGCTCGCGCCGTACGGATAATTGATCTGCGCCCAGCCCGTCAGGCCCGGCTTCACCAGATGCCGCTGATTGTAAAACGGAATCTCGGCGGCGAGCTTTTCCACAAACTCCGGCCGCTCCGGCCGCGGTCCGACGATGGACATCTCGCCGCGCAGGATGTTCCAGAACTGCGGCGCCTCGTCCAGCCGCGTCCGGCGCAGGACCATTCCCACGCGCGTCGCGCGGCGGTCGGCCCCCTCCGCCCATTGCGGACCGTCCTTCTCGGCGTCCGCGCGCATCGAGCGCAGCTTCCAGATTTTGAACGGTTGATTGTGCAGGCCGGCGCGGACCTGCGAATAGAAGACCGGGCCGCGGCTTTCCAGCTTGATCGCGATGGCCGCGAGCAGAACGAACGGGCTCGCCAGCACCAGTCCGGCGAGGGCGGTTGCGATGTCGATCCCGCGCTTCACGCCCAGATACAGCGGGTGCGTCAGCTCCAGGTCCGCCTGCAAAAACCATTCGCCGCGGATGTCCTCGACCGGCACCTGGAAAAAATTGCGCTCGACGAAGTTTGCGAAATCGCTCACGCGCACCCCCAGGCCGAGGCACTCCATCAACTGCCGCATGGAGTCGTCGGAAATCCTGCCGCCGATGCAGGTGACCACCTCGTCAATCTGCAGATCGAGACAATGTTCCTTCAACGACTGTTGCGCGCCGAGCACGGTGTTGTTGTCAATGCGCTGCCCGATGAGTTCCGGTTTGTTGTCCACGAACGCCACCACCTCGAACGGCAGGCCGGACTGGCGGACGAGCGACCGCACCAGTTTTCCGGCGCGGCCCGCGCCCACCAGCAGCAGTCGTTGCCGGCGCTGCTCGGACTGCCGCCAGATGAGCACCCGCGCCAGCGCCATCAGCACCGGCGTATAAATGACCGCCTGCATCAGGATGAACCGTCCGATGCGCTGGTACAAAACCGCGAACACGAGCAGCGCGAGCGCGCCCATCGCCAGCAGCGTCGAGCCGAGCGAGCGGACGATCATCGGCCAGAAATTCCGGGGCAGAAGCGGATTGTGCAGGCCGAAGATATGGCTGGTCACGCCGATCAACGCGGCGAAGGCCACCGCGGCCCGCAATTGTCCGAGGTGCGGTGTGCGGCCCGATTGCACCAGCGTGTAGAAGTAGGGTGAAAAGGCGTACGCCGAATACATCGCCACGAACGCCAGCACCCCGTCAATGAGCAGCCAGCCGCCGGTTTTCAGGTCCCAGCTTTTCGGGCCGCGTTTGACCGTGGTCTCAGTCATGAAAAAAATGAAAAAGCCAAAAATGTACCCGTGGACGTTGTAGGCCGGGTCCCCTGACCCGGCGTCGTGTTGGTTCCGCCCGATGAGGTCATCGGGCCTACATCATCCAACGGACGTCCGTTGTAGGCCGTGTGCCTCCACACGGCGATTGAGTCGCGTTCGTTGTAGGCCGGGTCCCCTGACCCGGCGTTATGTTCCACCCGATGAGGTCATCGGGCCTACATTTTCGGGTTCGGTTGTAGGCCGTGTGCCCCCACACGGCGATTGAGTCGCGTTCGTTGTAGGCCGGGTCCCCTGACCCGGCGTTATGATTCGCCCGATGAGGTCATCGGGCCTACATTTTTGGGTTCAGTTGTAGGCCGTGTGCCCCCACACGGCGTCCGGGATACGCCCGGTCGGGGGACCGGGCCTACATGCATAACACGCGGTCCCGCCCGATGAGGGCATCGGGCCTAAATCAAAGGCCCATGGTTTTCAAAATCACCGCATTCACTTTGCGCACGTCGAATTTTTCAACCGCGATCTCGCGGCTGCGCCGGCCCATCTTCGCGATCAAATCCGGCTCGACAATGAACCGTTCCATCGCCGACGCGAGCGCCGTTGCGTCCCTGGCCGGAACCAGGAATCCGTTTTCGCCCGGCACCACTGTTTCGCGGCAACCGGGCACATCCGTGGTCACGATGGGCCGGCCCACCGCCATCGCCTCCAGCACACTCATCGGCGTGCCCTCGCGATACGACGGCAGCACAAACACACCGGCCCCGGCCAGAAACGGACGCACGTCATCCGTCGCGCCGGGGTATTCAATGATTCCCTCCGACCGCCACGCTCCCAACTCTTGCCGGCTGATCGCGGATGGATTCGCGTCGTGCGGACCGACCAGTTGAAAGCGCGCTTCGGGATGCCGCGGTTTCAAGAGACGCGCCGCCTCCGCGTATTCCACAATGCCCTTGTCCCGGAGCAGCCGCGCGACCAGCAAAAAGACGGGCGGGCCGGACGGCGGCGGCTGGAAGGCGAAGCGTTCGAGGTCCACGCCGGAACCGTTGACGCGCACGG
Above is a window of Candidatus Angelobacter sp. DNA encoding:
- a CDS encoding sugar transferase, translated to MTETTVKRGPKSWDLKTGGWLLIDGVLAFVAMYSAYAFSPYFYTLVQSGRTPHLGQLRAAVAFAALIGVTSHIFGLHNPLLPRNFWPMIVRSLGSTLLAMGALALLVFAVLYQRIGRFILMQAVIYTPVLMALARVLIWRQSEQRRQRLLLVGAGRAGKLVRSLVRQSGLPFEVVAFVDNKPELIGQRIDNNTVLGAQQSLKEHCLDLQIDEVVTCIGGRISDDSMRQLMECLGLGVRVSDFANFVERNFFQVPVEDIRGEWFLQADLELTHPLYLGVKRGIDIATALAGLVLASPFVLLAAIAIKLESRGPVFYSQVRAGLHNQPFKIWKLRSMRADAEKDGPQWAEGADRRATRVGMVLRRTRLDEAPQFWNILRGEMSIVGPRPERPEFVEKLAAEIPFYNQRHLVKPGLTGWAQINYPYGASTDDALNKLKYDLYYIKHSSPGLDLQIILRTLGAMMKGSR
- a CDS encoding glycosyltransferase family 4 protein: MKIVVLTSFPESLINVRLPLLKTLVAAGHSVLACAPDAHPGVPVGMKQIGVRFHAMPLKRTGLNPLADFRFLRFFTRFLKAERPDLMFSYTIKSVIYGSLAAHRAGVPRLFALMTGLGYAFTEGNLKQRLVGRVARALYRRALPHNDAVFFQNPDDLQLFLSLGLLRDAHRAVRVNGSGVDLERFAFQPPPSGPPVFLLVARLLRDKGIVEYAEAARLLKPRHPEARFQLVGPHDANPSAISRQELGAWRSEGIIEYPGATDDVRPFLAGAGVFVLPSYREGTPMSVLEAMAVGRPIVTTDVPGCRETVVPGENGFLVPARDATALASAMERFIVEPDLIAKMGRRSREIAVEKFDVRKVNAVILKTMGL